The following coding sequences are from one Bradyrhizobium sp. WSM471 window:
- a CDS encoding enoyl-CoA hydratase/isomerase family protein, translating into MSTYKDIGVEKVGHVGTIEIRRPPLNFFDISLINQIADALDEFDRDIEIRASVLSAQGKAFCAGANFQDPARQAQEAREADKTAKGDPADSLGAINHLYIQAVRIFRAKKPIVAAVQGAAIGGGLGLAVSADFRVTCPEARFSANFTKLGFHPGFGLTVTLPELIGKNNAELMFYTSRRVTGEEAFKWGLANELVPQDQVKAAALKLAGEIAECSPLGLVSTRATMRAGLADRVMAATNHELEQQTRLRATEDFKEGVKATEERRVANFRGR; encoded by the coding sequence ATGAGCACTTACAAAGATATCGGCGTCGAGAAAGTTGGTCACGTCGGCACCATCGAAATCCGCCGCCCGCCGCTCAACTTCTTCGACATATCGCTGATCAACCAGATCGCGGACGCGCTCGACGAGTTCGATCGCGACATCGAGATTCGCGCCTCGGTGCTGTCGGCGCAAGGCAAGGCGTTTTGCGCCGGCGCCAATTTCCAGGACCCGGCACGGCAGGCCCAAGAGGCGCGCGAAGCCGACAAGACGGCCAAGGGCGATCCGGCCGACAGCCTCGGGGCGATCAACCATCTCTACATCCAGGCCGTGCGCATCTTCCGCGCCAAGAAGCCGATCGTCGCAGCCGTGCAGGGCGCCGCCATCGGAGGCGGATTGGGCCTCGCGGTCTCGGCGGACTTCCGGGTCACCTGCCCCGAAGCGCGCTTCTCCGCGAACTTTACCAAGCTCGGCTTCCATCCCGGCTTCGGCCTGACCGTGACGCTGCCCGAGCTGATCGGCAAGAACAACGCCGAGCTGATGTTCTACACCAGCCGCCGCGTCACCGGCGAAGAGGCCTTCAAATGGGGCCTCGCCAACGAACTGGTGCCGCAGGATCAGGTCAAGGCAGCGGCACTGAAGCTCGCCGGCGAGATCGCCGAATGCTCCCCGCTCGGCCTCGTCTCCACCCGCGCCACGATGCGCGCTGGCCTCGCCGACCGCGTGATGGCCGCGACCAATCACGAGCTCGAGCAGCAGACCCGCTTGCGCGCGACGGAAGACTTCAAGGAAGGCGTGAAGGCCACCGAAGAGCGGCGCGTGGCGAATTTCAGGGGGCGGTAG
- a CDS encoding ABC transporter substrate-binding protein, with the protein MKHVLSGIFAAALALSASAVQAQDKPPLKIGGILDMSSLYADITGPGSETAAKMAVEDFGGEVLGRKIQVLAADHQNKADLSANIARDMLDNQGVEMIYDVAASATALAAGEIAKARNKIIMFNGPGSIRLSNEACGPYTIHYVFDTYGQANVTGLAAVKSGLDTWFFLTADYAFGQDLEKDTSAVVTKTGGKVLGSVRHPLNTSDFSSFLLQAQASKAKVIGLANAGGDTVNAIKQAAEFGITKGGQKVSPLLAFVTDIDSIGLETAQGLLLAEAFYWDLNDDTRAFSKRFQERMKRPPTSAQAGVYSSVTHYLKAVKAAGTTDAATVMKVMKETPINDFFAKNGKIREDGRMLHDMYLFEVKKPSESKGRWDDYKLLATVPGSEAFQSLEQSRCPLVKK; encoded by the coding sequence ATGAAGCATGTTTTGTCGGGCATTTTTGCTGCTGCGTTGGCGCTGAGTGCAAGCGCCGTGCAGGCCCAGGACAAGCCGCCACTGAAGATCGGCGGCATCCTCGACATGTCGAGCCTGTATGCCGACATCACCGGCCCCGGCAGCGAGACCGCGGCCAAGATGGCCGTGGAGGACTTTGGCGGTGAGGTGCTCGGCCGCAAGATCCAGGTTCTGGCTGCCGACCACCAGAACAAGGCCGATCTCTCCGCCAACATCGCCCGTGACATGCTCGACAATCAGGGCGTCGAAATGATCTACGACGTCGCGGCTTCCGCGACCGCGCTCGCCGCCGGCGAGATTGCGAAAGCGCGCAACAAGATCATCATGTTCAACGGCCCGGGCTCGATCCGCCTCTCCAACGAGGCCTGCGGCCCCTATACCATTCACTATGTGTTCGACACCTACGGCCAGGCCAATGTGACCGGCCTTGCGGCCGTGAAGTCGGGCCTCGACACCTGGTTCTTTCTCACTGCCGACTACGCCTTCGGCCAGGATCTGGAGAAGGACACCAGCGCCGTCGTGACCAAGACCGGCGGCAAGGTGCTCGGCAGCGTGCGCCATCCGCTCAACACGTCGGATTTCTCGTCGTTCCTGCTCCAGGCCCAGGCCTCGAAAGCAAAGGTGATCGGGCTCGCGAACGCCGGCGGCGACACCGTCAACGCCATCAAGCAGGCGGCCGAGTTCGGCATCACCAAGGGCGGCCAGAAGGTCTCGCCGCTGCTCGCCTTCGTGACCGACATCGACTCCATCGGACTCGAGACCGCGCAGGGCCTGTTGCTGGCGGAAGCCTTCTACTGGGATCTCAACGACGACACCCGCGCGTTCTCGAAGCGCTTTCAGGAGCGCATGAAGCGGCCGCCGACCTCGGCGCAAGCCGGTGTCTATTCTTCCGTGACTCACTATCTGAAAGCGGTGAAGGCGGCCGGCACGACCGACGCTGCGACGGTGATGAAAGTGATGAAGGAGACGCCGATCAACGACTTCTTCGCCAAGAACGGCAAGATCCGCGAGGACGGCCGCATGTTGCACGACATGTACCTGTTCGAGGTCAAGAAGCCGTCGGAATCCAAAGGCCGCTGGGACGATTACAAGCTGCTCGCCACCGTGCCCGGCAGCGAGGCTTTTCAGTCACTGGAGCAGTCGCGCTGTCCGCTGGTGAAGAAGTGA
- the cyoA gene encoding ubiquinol oxidase subunit II, with amino-acid sequence MSRFKILALLPLAGALSGCNYVVLAPAGDIAAQQRDLVIISTVLMLLIVVPVMALTVLFAWRYRQSNTDARYEPEWDHSTSLELVIWSAPLLIIVCLGALTWMGTHLLDPYRTLGRIHADRAVDQSKAPLEVDVVALDWKWLFIYPDYGIATVNDLAAPVDRPINFRITASSVMNSFYIPALAGQIYAMPGMETKLHAVVNHAGTYRGFSANYSGAGFSGMHFNFQGLDDKGFDAWIASAKSGGGSLGRAEYLQLEKPSQNEPVRRYGTIDSDLYRLILNMCVETGKMCQSEMMAIDAKGGLGHEGLNNTLPLAYDKYARRGTALGPEPTFIAGTCTPEAPQGRTTASITAPLDTAPLLGAGLKRPTFTPLKSSSFFLGQRPKSDS; translated from the coding sequence GTGTCCCGTTTCAAGATCCTGGCGCTGCTACCCCTGGCGGGTGCGCTCAGCGGCTGCAACTACGTCGTGCTGGCGCCGGCCGGCGATATCGCGGCGCAGCAGCGCGACCTCGTCATCATCTCCACCGTCCTGATGCTCCTGATCGTCGTCCCGGTGATGGCGCTGACGGTGCTGTTCGCCTGGCGCTACCGCCAGTCCAACACCGACGCCCGCTACGAGCCGGAATGGGACCACTCGACCAGCCTCGAACTGGTGATCTGGTCGGCGCCGCTTTTGATCATCGTTTGCCTGGGCGCGCTGACCTGGATGGGCACGCATCTGCTCGACCCCTATCGCACGCTCGGCCGCATCCATGCCGACCGCGCCGTGGACCAGTCCAAGGCCCCGCTCGAGGTCGACGTCGTCGCGCTCGACTGGAAGTGGCTCTTCATCTATCCGGACTACGGCATCGCCACCGTCAACGATCTGGCGGCTCCGGTCGATCGTCCCATCAACTTCCGCATCACGGCGTCCTCGGTGATGAACTCGTTCTATATCCCCGCGCTGGCCGGCCAGATCTACGCAATGCCTGGCATGGAGACCAAGCTCCACGCCGTCGTAAACCACGCCGGCACCTACCGGGGCTTTTCCGCGAACTACAGCGGCGCCGGCTTCTCCGGCATGCACTTCAACTTCCAGGGCCTCGACGACAAGGGCTTTGACGCCTGGATCGCCAGCGCCAAGTCCGGCGGCGGCTCGCTCGGCCGTGCCGAATATCTCCAGCTCGAAAAACCCAGCCAGAACGAGCCGGTGCGGCGCTACGGCACTATCGATTCCGATCTCTACCGCCTGATCCTCAACATGTGCGTCGAGACCGGCAAGATGTGCCAGAGCGAGATGATGGCGATCGACGCCAAGGGCGGCCTCGGCCATGAGGGCCTGAACAACACGCTGCCGCTGGCCTACGACAAGTACGCCCGCCGCGGCACCGCGCTTGGGCCGGAGCCGACCTTCATCGCCGGCACCTGCACGCCCGAGGCGCCGCAGGGCAGGACCACCGCCTCCATCACGGCACCTCTCGACACCGCGCCGCTGCTCGGCGCCGGCCTGAAGCGGCCGACGTTCACGCCGCTGAAGTCCTCGTCCTTCTTCCTCGGACAACGTCCGAAGTCAGACTCGTAA
- a CDS encoding IS110 family transposase has product MDILYERVAGLDVHKDTVVACLRIMVEGKAQRECRTFAATTEQLAELRRWLEESRCTHVAMEATGVYWMPVFRILGEGAFELIVANAAHIKNVPGRKTDMNDAMWIADLLACGLIKGSFIPEERVQELRALTRTRKQLVREQTRHVQRIDKTLAEANIKLGSVISDIMGASGRRIIQAMINGERQPNKLAELAGKQIKASPKELYDALHGRLTDHHRFLLALHLQQWDVLDETIRRLDAEIAERIERMEAEADGRKIPFRHLIGLLTTVPGVSAVAAPAILSEIGADMSRFRTAGHLVAWTGLCPGQNESAGKRKSSRLRKGAPWLKTMLVQCAWAAKRSKNSYYRTQFFRLQAKRGPQKAICAVAASILTAIYHILKDGTEHRDLGAAYFDRRPMEVQANRLVARLKKLGFTVQLQPTAEAA; this is encoded by the coding sequence ATGGATATTCTGTACGAGCGGGTGGCGGGCCTGGATGTGCATAAGGACACAGTTGTGGCCTGCCTGCGGATCATGGTCGAGGGGAAGGCGCAGCGAGAGTGCCGGACCTTTGCGGCCACGACTGAGCAGCTTGCAGAGCTGCGACGATGGCTGGAGGAAAGCCGGTGCACGCATGTGGCGATGGAGGCGACGGGCGTCTACTGGATGCCGGTGTTCCGGATTCTGGGCGAAGGCGCTTTTGAACTGATCGTCGCCAATGCGGCGCACATCAAGAATGTTCCGGGACGCAAGACCGACATGAACGATGCGATGTGGATCGCCGACCTGTTGGCCTGCGGGCTGATCAAGGGCAGCTTCATTCCGGAAGAGCGGGTGCAGGAGCTGCGTGCCCTGACGCGAACACGCAAGCAACTGGTGCGCGAACAGACGCGGCACGTTCAGCGGATCGACAAGACGCTGGCAGAAGCCAACATCAAGCTCGGCTCGGTCATCTCCGACATCATGGGCGCGAGCGGCCGGCGGATCATCCAGGCGATGATCAACGGCGAGCGGCAGCCGAACAAGCTGGCCGAGCTTGCCGGCAAGCAGATCAAGGCGTCGCCGAAGGAGCTTTACGATGCGTTGCACGGCCGCCTGACGGATCACCATCGCTTTCTACTCGCGCTTCATCTGCAGCAATGGGATGTTCTGGATGAGACGATTCGCCGGCTTGATGCCGAAATCGCCGAGCGGATCGAACGTATGGAAGCGGAGGCGGACGGTCGCAAGATCCCCTTTCGCCACCTGATCGGGTTGCTGACCACGGTCCCCGGCGTCAGCGCGGTCGCAGCGCCGGCAATTTTGTCCGAGATCGGCGCTGACATGAGCCGCTTCCGGACTGCTGGCCATCTCGTCGCCTGGACCGGCCTGTGCCCCGGGCAAAACGAGAGCGCCGGCAAGCGCAAATCCTCGCGCCTGCGCAAGGGGGCACCGTGGCTCAAGACCATGCTCGTCCAATGTGCTTGGGCCGCCAAGCGTAGCAAAAACAGCTATTACCGAACTCAGTTCTTCCGATTGCAGGCCAAGCGCGGGCCGCAAAAAGCCATCTGTGCTGTCGCCGCTTCGATCCTCACCGCTATCTACCACATACTCAAAGACGGCACCGAGCACCGCGATCTCGGTGCCGCCTACTTCGATCGCCGGCCCATGGAGGTCCAAGCAAACCGCCTCGTCGCGCGCCTCAAGAAGCTCGGCTTCACTGTCCAACTCCAGCCCACGGCGGAGGCAGCCTGA
- a CDS encoding M48 family metalloprotease, protein MGRFQTAAAPPTVAMPKPKPAVAQTPATEKEHERILASYGGTYDDPRLESLVTKTVDRLVAASDRPDQGYRVTILNSGAVNAFALPNGQLYVTRGLLALASDTSELSSVLSHEMAHVLSKHAAMREDQARQAAIVTRVVTDMSNDPDLTALALAKTKLTMASFSRNQEFEADGVGVGISAKAHFDPYGAARFLSAMERNAELKVGKTSLDPRAQDFTSSHPATPERVQNAQTIARQYAAPEGGERDRETYLAAIDNLVYGEDPSEGFVRGRRFLHPKLGFTFQAPDNFTLDNTAQAVIGVRDGGSQAMRFDVVRVPAEQSLGDYLNSGWMEGVEKASTEDITINGFPAASATAKGDQWQFKVYALRFGSDVYRFIFAARQKSTESERNARETVGSFRRLTLDEIQAARPLRIKVITVQPGDTVESLSHRMAGVDHPAERFRVLNGLDRNAQVKVRDRVKVVAD, encoded by the coding sequence ATGGGCCGGTTCCAGACTGCGGCGGCCCCGCCGACCGTCGCAATGCCCAAGCCGAAGCCGGCCGTGGCGCAGACCCCCGCCACCGAGAAGGAGCACGAGCGCATCCTGGCAAGCTATGGCGGCACCTATGACGACCCCAGGCTCGAATCGCTGGTCACCAAGACCGTCGACCGGTTGGTCGCGGCGTCCGACCGCCCCGACCAGGGTTACAGGGTCACGATCCTCAATTCCGGCGCGGTGAACGCCTTCGCGCTGCCGAACGGCCAGCTCTATGTCACGCGCGGCCTGCTTGCGCTGGCGAGCGACACGTCGGAATTGTCCTCCGTACTCAGCCACGAGATGGCGCATGTGCTGTCCAAGCACGCCGCGATGCGCGAGGACCAGGCCCGCCAGGCCGCGATCGTCACCCGCGTCGTCACCGACATGAGCAACGATCCCGATCTCACCGCGCTCGCGCTCGCCAAGACCAAGCTGACCATGGCGAGCTTTTCGCGCAATCAGGAGTTCGAGGCCGACGGTGTCGGTGTCGGCATCTCCGCCAAGGCCCATTTCGACCCTTATGGTGCCGCACGCTTTCTCTCGGCGATGGAGCGCAATGCCGAACTGAAGGTCGGCAAGACCTCGCTCGATCCGCGCGCGCAGGATTTCACCTCCTCGCATCCGGCAACGCCCGAGCGCGTGCAGAACGCACAAACCATTGCTCGGCAATACGCAGCGCCAGAGGGCGGCGAGCGCGACCGCGAGACCTATCTCGCCGCGATCGACAACCTCGTTTACGGCGAAGACCCCAGCGAAGGTTTTGTCCGCGGCCGGCGCTTCCTGCATCCGAAGCTCGGCTTCACCTTCCAGGCGCCGGACAATTTTACGCTCGACAATACCGCGCAGGCCGTGATCGGCGTGCGCGACGGCGGCTCGCAGGCGATGCGTTTCGACGTCGTCCGGGTGCCGGCCGAACAGTCGCTCGGCGATTACCTGAATTCCGGCTGGATGGAGGGCGTCGAGAAGGCGTCCACCGAGGACATCACCATCAACGGTTTTCCGGCTGCATCCGCCACCGCCAAGGGCGACCAGTGGCAGTTCAAGGTCTATGCACTGCGCTTCGGCAGCGACGTCTACCGCTTCATCTTCGCGGCACGGCAGAAGTCGACCGAGAGCGAGCGCAATGCCCGCGAGACCGTCGGCTCATTCCGCCGCCTGACGCTCGACGAGATCCAGGCCGCGCGCCCGCTGCGCATCAAGGTCATCACCGTGCAGCCCGGCGACACCGTGGAATCGCTCTCCCACCGCATGGCCGGCGTCGATCATCCGGCCGAGCGTTTTCGCGTGCTCAACGGGCTCGATCGCAACGCGCAGGTGAAGGTGCGCGATCGTGTGAAGGTTGTGGCGGATTGA
- a CDS encoding enoyl-CoA hydratase → MSNDMVLQKLEGGLLTITMNRPERKNALNPDMVAGLVVAARRAADDPEVRAVLFKGAGGSFCVGGDVKSMAEGRAPLPFEVKMANLRRGMEVSRILHQMPKPVVAQLDGAAAGAGLSMALSCDLRVASESCKITTAFAKVGFSGDYGGTYFLTQLLGSARALELYLTSPVLSAKEAHAIGMVTKVVPDAEIDTAAHELAMSLAQGPSIALGFIKRNINNAEHLALEDCFDGEAIHHTRCSDTEDHKEAAKAFVEKRKPTFKGA, encoded by the coding sequence ATGAGCAACGACATGGTCCTGCAGAAGCTCGAAGGCGGGCTGCTCACCATCACCATGAACCGGCCTGAGCGGAAGAACGCGCTCAATCCGGATATGGTCGCCGGGCTGGTCGTGGCGGCACGGCGCGCGGCGGATGATCCGGAGGTGCGCGCGGTGCTGTTCAAAGGCGCGGGCGGCAGCTTCTGCGTCGGCGGCGACGTCAAGTCGATGGCGGAGGGCCGGGCGCCGCTGCCGTTCGAAGTGAAGATGGCGAACCTGCGCCGCGGCATGGAGGTGTCGCGCATCCTGCACCAGATGCCAAAACCCGTGGTGGCGCAGCTCGACGGCGCGGCGGCCGGCGCGGGTCTGTCGATGGCGCTGTCGTGTGACCTCCGCGTCGCCTCCGAATCCTGCAAGATCACCACCGCCTTCGCAAAAGTCGGCTTCTCCGGCGATTACGGCGGCACCTATTTTCTCACCCAGCTGCTCGGCAGCGCGCGGGCGCTCGAGCTCTATCTGACCTCGCCGGTGCTTTCCGCGAAGGAAGCGCATGCGATCGGCATGGTGACGAAGGTCGTCCCCGACGCCGAGATCGACACGGCCGCGCACGAGCTCGCGATGTCGTTGGCGCAGGGCCCGTCGATCGCGCTCGGCTTCATCAAGCGCAACATCAACAATGCCGAGCATCTTGCGCTGGAGGATTGCTTCGACGGCGAGGCGATCCACCACACCCGCTGCAGCGATACCGAGGATCACAAGGAGGCTGCAAAGGCGTTCGTCGAGAAGCGCAAGCCGACCTTTAAGGGCGCATGA
- a CDS encoding thermonuclease family protein, with protein MTECGEASSRHAALELRRTRNATSPGNVTQRLQLIAILLVAGQSAFASPCQFEFQGEGRVTAIEARGLRLDDGREIRLTGIEPTATTKQALTSLLVGHDVILRSADDTPDRYGRQGALVFVGESDTSVQAMLLAQGDAIVSAEIADKDCAAALMASEAEARRQKKGNWADSSAIKNAESPDDILAGIGRFVVVEGKVVSVRQAGAMTYLNFGRNWTRGFAVTISKRMVPAFESAGIALKSLENKRIRVRGWTEGNTGPRIDIRLVGQIELLGANEPTGVRP; from the coding sequence ATGACGGAGTGTGGGGAAGCCTCTTCGCGACACGCCGCGCTTGAGTTAAGACGGACGCGCAACGCAACCTCACCGGGCAACGTGACGCAACGGCTTCAGCTGATCGCAATTCTTCTCGTCGCGGGTCAGAGCGCATTCGCGAGCCCGTGCCAGTTCGAGTTCCAGGGCGAAGGCCGCGTCACCGCAATCGAGGCGCGCGGTTTGCGTCTCGACGACGGCCGCGAAATCCGCCTGACCGGCATCGAGCCGACCGCGACGACGAAGCAGGCGCTGACCTCGCTGCTCGTCGGGCACGACGTGATCCTGCGCAGCGCCGACGACACGCCCGACCGCTATGGCCGCCAAGGCGCGCTGGTCTTTGTCGGCGAGAGCGACACCTCCGTGCAGGCAATGCTGCTCGCCCAGGGCGACGCCATCGTCTCCGCCGAGATCGCCGACAAGGACTGCGCGGCCGCCCTGATGGCGTCGGAGGCCGAGGCGAGGCGCCAAAAAAAGGGCAACTGGGCTGACTCGTCGGCCATAAAAAACGCGGAAAGTCCGGACGATATTTTGGCGGGGATCGGGCGTTTTGTGGTGGTCGAGGGCAAAGTCGTGTCGGTCCGGCAAGCTGGGGCAATGACCTACCTCAACTTCGGACGAAACTGGACACGCGGCTTCGCGGTGACTATTTCAAAGCGCATGGTACCCGCGTTCGAAAGCGCAGGGATCGCCCTTAAGTCTCTGGAAAATAAACGTATTCGTGTCCGGGGCTGGACTGAGGGGAATACGGGGCCGCGTATCGATATACGCCTCGTGGGACAAATCGAGTTGCTGGGCGCAAACGAGCCGACAGGGGTACGGCCCTAA
- the cyoB gene encoding cytochrome o ubiquinol oxidase subunit I, with protein sequence MSPDLLKLIFGRLTFESLPLHEPIVVGTFAVVATGGLVMLAGLTYFRVWGYLWSEWFTSVDHKRIGIMYMILGIVMLLRGFADALMMRLQQALAFGGSEGYLNSHHYDQVFTAHGVIMIFFVAMPLVTGLMNFVVPLQIGARDVSFPFLNNFSFWMTVGGAVLVMASLFIGEFARTGWLAYPPLSNIGYSPDVGVDYYIWGLQVAGVGTTLSGINLICTIVKLRCPGMTMMRMPVFTWTALCTNVLIVASFPVLTVVLALLSLDRYVGTNFFTNDFGGSPMMYVNLIWIWGHPEVYILVLPAFGIFSEVTSTFSGKRLFGYTSMVYATVVITILSYLVWLHHFFTMGSGASVNSFFGITTMIISIPTGAKMFNWLFTMYRGRIRFELPMMWTIAFMLTFVLGGMTGVLLAVPPADFVLHNSLFLIAHFHNVIIGGVVFGAFAGIGYWFPKAFGFKLDPFWGKLSFWFWVTGFYLAFMPLYVLGLMGVTRRLRVFDDPSLQIWFIVAGIGAFLVFLGILSMLMQFAVSFLRREQLKDVTGDPWDARTLEWATSSPPPAYNFAFTPVVHDNDAWWDMKKRGYQRPLTGFKPIHMPSSTGTGIILAGLATAMGFGLIWYIWWLAAASFIAMLAVGIGHTFNYHRDFDIPADDVIRAEDARTKLLAGAK encoded by the coding sequence ATGTCTCCTGATCTTCTCAAGCTCATCTTCGGCCGGCTCACCTTCGAATCGCTGCCGCTGCACGAGCCGATCGTCGTCGGCACCTTTGCCGTGGTGGCGACCGGCGGCCTCGTCATGCTCGCCGGCCTGACCTATTTCCGCGTCTGGGGTTATCTCTGGAGCGAGTGGTTCACTAGCGTCGACCACAAGCGCATCGGCATCATGTATATGATCCTCGGCATCGTGATGCTGCTGCGCGGCTTCGCCGACGCGCTGATGATGCGGTTGCAGCAGGCGCTCGCCTTCGGCGGCTCGGAGGGCTATCTCAACTCCCATCACTACGACCAGGTCTTCACCGCCCACGGCGTGATCATGATCTTCTTCGTGGCGATGCCGCTGGTCACCGGCCTGATGAACTTCGTCGTGCCGCTCCAGATCGGTGCGCGCGACGTGTCGTTCCCGTTCCTGAACAATTTCAGCTTCTGGATGACGGTCGGCGGCGCGGTGCTGGTGATGGCCTCGCTGTTCATCGGCGAATTCGCCCGCACCGGCTGGCTGGCTTATCCGCCGCTGTCCAACATCGGCTACAGTCCTGACGTCGGCGTCGACTATTACATATGGGGACTACAGGTCGCGGGCGTCGGAACGACACTGTCCGGCATCAACCTGATCTGCACCATCGTCAAGCTGCGGTGCCCCGGCATGACGATGATGCGGATGCCGGTGTTCACCTGGACCGCCCTCTGCACCAACGTGCTGATCGTCGCTTCCTTCCCGGTTCTGACCGTCGTGCTCGCGCTGCTTTCGCTCGACCGCTACGTCGGGACCAACTTCTTCACGAACGATTTCGGCGGCAGCCCGATGATGTACGTGAACCTGATCTGGATCTGGGGTCATCCCGAGGTCTACATCCTGGTTCTCCCCGCCTTCGGCATCTTTTCGGAAGTGACCTCGACCTTCTCGGGCAAGCGGCTGTTCGGCTACACCTCGATGGTCTACGCCACGGTGGTCATCACCATCCTGTCCTACCTGGTCTGGCTGCACCATTTCTTCACGATGGGGTCGGGCGCCAGCGTCAACTCCTTCTTCGGCATCACCACGATGATCATCTCGATCCCGACGGGCGCGAAGATGTTCAACTGGCTGTTCACGATGTATCGCGGCCGCATCCGCTTCGAGCTGCCGATGATGTGGACGATCGCGTTCATGCTGACCTTCGTGCTGGGCGGCATGACCGGCGTGCTGCTCGCGGTGCCGCCGGCCGACTTCGTCCTGCACAACAGCCTGTTTCTGATCGCGCATTTCCACAACGTGATCATCGGCGGCGTCGTGTTCGGCGCGTTCGCCGGTATCGGCTACTGGTTCCCGAAGGCGTTCGGCTTCAAGCTCGACCCGTTCTGGGGCAAGCTGTCATTCTGGTTCTGGGTCACGGGCTTCTACCTCGCTTTCATGCCGCTCTATGTGCTCGGCCTGATGGGCGTGACCCGCCGCCTCCGCGTGTTCGACGATCCGAGCCTGCAGATCTGGTTCATCGTCGCCGGCATCGGCGCCTTCCTGGTCTTCCTCGGCATCCTCTCGATGCTGATGCAGTTCGCGGTCAGCTTCCTCAGGCGCGAGCAGCTCAAGGACGTCACCGGCGATCCCTGGGATGCGCGCACGCTGGAATGGGCGACCTCCTCGCCGCCGCCGGCCTACAACTTCGCCTTCACCCCCGTCGTCCATGACAATGACGCGTGGTGGGACATGAAGAAGCGCGGCTATCAGCGCCCGCTCACCGGGTTCAAGCCGATCCACATGCCCAGCAGCACCGGCACCGGAATCATCCTCGCCGGCCTTGCCACCGCGATGGGCTTCGGCCTGATCTGGTACATCTGGTGGCTGGCGGCCGCGAGCTTCATCGCGATGCTCGCCGTCGGCATCGGTCACACCTTCAACTATCACCGCGATTTCGACATTCCGGCCGACGACGTCATCCGGGCCGAAGACGCGCGCACCAAACTGCTCGCCGGAGCCAAGTAA
- a CDS encoding MFS transporter, whose protein sequence is MAMAQTPAMADHSGEHGHDQASPGEIAIGVIIGRTSEFFDFFVFAIASVIVFPRLVFPFTSELTGTLYSFMIFALAFMARPIGTVIFMTVDREYGKTAKLISALFLLGTATVAIAFLPGYHEIGAAAIWLLALARIAQGLAWGGAWDGMASLLALNAPPSKRGWYAMVPQLGAPLGLIVASGLFAYFAGNLSADDFFDWGWRYPFFVAFAINVVALFARLRMVTTEEYASLFETRELQPSRISETVAREGQNIMLGAFAPLASFALFHMVTVFPLSWVFLFTRESPVRFLIIEIVAAVFGVGAIVLSGVIADRVGRKSLLMGSAIAIAIYSGFAPQLLDAGAFGETIYMVIGFILLGLSFGQSSGAIASNFKQAYRYTASALTSDMAWLFGAGFAPLVALLLATNLGVIASGAYLLSGAFWTLLALWLSGQREAGDMDAGG, encoded by the coding sequence ATGGCGATGGCACAGACCCCCGCAATGGCAGACCACTCGGGCGAGCACGGCCACGACCAGGCCAGTCCCGGCGAGATCGCCATCGGCGTCATCATCGGCCGCACCTCGGAGTTCTTCGACTTCTTCGTCTTCGCGATCGCCTCGGTGATCGTCTTCCCGCGCCTGGTGTTCCCGTTCACGAGCGAACTGACCGGCACCCTTTATTCTTTCATGATCTTCGCGCTGGCTTTCATGGCCCGGCCGATCGGCACCGTCATTTTCATGACGGTCGACCGCGAATACGGCAAGACAGCCAAGCTGATCTCGGCGCTGTTCCTGCTCGGCACCGCCACCGTCGCGATCGCGTTCCTGCCCGGCTATCACGAGATCGGCGCTGCCGCGATCTGGCTGCTGGCGCTGGCGCGCATCGCACAGGGTCTGGCCTGGGGCGGCGCCTGGGACGGGATGGCCTCGCTGCTGGCGCTGAACGCGCCACCTTCAAAGCGCGGCTGGTACGCGATGGTGCCGCAGCTCGGCGCGCCGCTCGGCCTGATCGTGGCGAGCGGGCTGTTCGCCTATTTCGCCGGGAATCTCTCGGCCGACGATTTCTTCGATTGGGGCTGGCGCTATCCGTTCTTCGTCGCCTTTGCCATCAACGTCGTGGCGCTGTTCGCGCGCCTGCGCATGGTGACGACGGAAGAATATGCCTCGCTGTTCGAGACCCGCGAATTGCAGCCCTCGCGCATCTCCGAGACGGTGGCGCGCGAGGGCCAGAACATCATGCTCGGTGCGTTCGCGCCGCTGGCAAGCTTCGCGCTGTTCCACATGGTCACGGTGTTTCCGCTGTCCTGGGTGTTCCTGTTCACCCGCGAAAGCCCGGTGCGCTTCCTGATCATCGAGATCGTGGCCGCCGTGTTCGGCGTCGGCGCGATCGTGCTCTCCGGCGTCATCGCCGACCGTGTCGGCCGCAAGTCGCTGCTGATGGGATCGGCGATCGCGATCGCGATCTACAGCGGCTTCGCCCCGCAGCTGCTCGATGCCGGCGCGTTCGGCGAGACCATCTACATGGTGATCGGCTTCATCCTGCTCGGCCTGTCGTTCGGCCAGTCCTCGGGTGCGATCGCCTCGAACTTCAAGCAGGCGTATCGCTACACGGCTTCGGCGCTGACCTCCGACATGGCCTGGCTGTTCGGCGCCGGCTTTGCACCGCTCGTCGCTCTTTTGCTTGCGACCAATCTCGGCGTCATCGCCTCGGGTGCGTACCTGCTGTCAGGCGCGTTCTGGACCTTGCTCGCGCTCTGGCTCAGCGGCCAGCGCGAGGCCGGCGATATGGACGCGGGCGGTTAG